The Deltaproteobacteria bacterium genomic interval CGCGGACCGCTAAGAGAGCCTTTGTCAAATGCAGATCGTGCGGATATTATTCTGCTGACCAGGTGCCGGTCAAAGGCTGAGACCGGATCTGCTTTGATACTGGATTCTCTGAAATTAAATGCCCTTCCTCCTACCTTTAAGAGCGGCTATGAACCAACAAAAATGAGATCTTTCCGGACAGGGAGGGAAGAGGCTGCCGCTATATTGACGGGGAAAAAGATTGTTGCCCTGTCGGGTATTGCCAACCCCGCCTCCTTTTCAGCACTTTTAAGTGCTCTCGGAGGGGAATTGCTGCATGAAGCGGTTTTTGCTGATCACCATGCCTATAGCATAAATGATATAGACAGGGTTATGAAAAAGGCTGAAAGCCTGGGCGCCGATATGATAGTGACGACAGAAAAGGATGCCGTAAAAATAGAAGACATTGATGAAAGGATAAAAGTGCCTTTTTATTATCTTCAAATAGGACTTGAACTCTTTGGAGACGATGAAAGGTTTGCAGGCAATATATTATCGAAGTGCGGGATCAGAGGGACGTGAACAGGTTTTTTTTTATTCAATACATTCCCCTTTTTCTTTTTGCCATGCTTATTTCTCTTCTGCCTGCTTCAACTGCAATAGCTATTGGCAGATTTATGGGGAGACTGCTCTTTAAAATAGGTGGAAAGCACCGCCGTATAGCCATGGATAATATTTCCCTGGCCCTTGGCATTCCTCAGAATGAGGCACGGCAGCTGTCATTGAAAGTCTTTGAACATTTGGGCCGGATGTTTATTGAGTTTCTTAAACCGGCATGCTTTGGAAAAGATTATGTGCAGGCCATGGTTGAAACGAGGGGGCTTGAAAATCTGGAAAAGGCGAAAGAGAAGGGAAAGGGCGTGCTGATTTTGGCGGCTCATCTTGGAAACTGGGAGCTTCTCGGTTCTGCGCTGCTGGAACATGTGGGACCTGTTACCGTCGTCTATAAGAAGGCCAGGAACCCTTATGTTACTGAATTTATAAGGAAAACTAGAAAAAAACGGGGCATTGAAACCATTCCTCACAGGAATTCGGCAAGAAAGATTATGGGCATTCTCAAAAAAGGGGAGGCTGTCGGTATTCTTCTCGACCAGCATGCGACCAACAAGGATGCCGTTAGCGCTGATTTTTTCGGTATGCCTGTTGCTACTAATTACGGGCTGGCTCTCATTGCCATCAAGACGGGAACGCCTGTTGTTCCTGCATTTCTTGTAAAAGATGAAAAAGGGAAATACCTTTGCGCCTATGAGGAGCCCCTCTTTCTTGAAAAGGGGGATGACATGCAGGAAGACATCCTTGGTGCTACGACGACTTTTAACAGTATCATGGAGAAATGGATCAGGAATTATCCTGACCAGTGGTTCTGGGTTCATAACCGTTTCAGGGTTAAAAAGTACAAACAAAAGAAAAGGCCAAAGCGAAGGCCGGAGCAAAGGATAGATAATGGATAAAGAAATTGCTGTTTTTATTGACAGGGATGGAACCATCTCTGAAGAGATAGGTTATGTCAACCATCCCGAACGATTCAGACTGCTGCCAAAAAGTGGTGAGGCCATCAAAATGATTAATGCCCTGGGATTAAAGGCCGTTGTCGTTACCAACCAGGCCGGTGTTGCCAGGGGCTATTTTCCCGAATGGATGATAGAGAAGGTCCATGACAAAATGGAGGAGCTGCTTGAAAAAGAGGGCGCAAAGCTTGATGCCATTTATTACTGTCCCCATCACCCCAAGGCAGGCGAACCGCCCTACAGGGCTGATTGCGAGTGC includes:
- a CDS encoding HAD family hydrolase, with the protein product MDKEIAVFIDRDGTISEEIGYVNHPERFRLLPKSGEAIKMINALGLKAVVVTNQAGVARGYFPEWMIEKVHDKMEELLEKEGAKLDAIYYCPHHPKAGEPPYRADCECRKPRTGMIDSAAEDLHIDVKKSYMIGDKITDVEFAHRVGAKGIFVKTGYGRGELELYGDTWTTTPDFIAEDLLDAVIWIRNEEEKINAATR
- a CDS encoding lysophospholipid acyltransferase family protein, translating into MNRFFFIQYIPLFLFAMLISLLPASTAIAIGRFMGRLLFKIGGKHRRIAMDNISLALGIPQNEARQLSLKVFEHLGRMFIEFLKPACFGKDYVQAMVETRGLENLEKAKEKGKGVLILAAHLGNWELLGSALLEHVGPVTVVYKKARNPYVTEFIRKTRKKRGIETIPHRNSARKIMGILKKGEAVGILLDQHATNKDAVSADFFGMPVATNYGLALIAIKTGTPVVPAFLVKDEKGKYLCAYEEPLFLEKGDDMQEDILGATTTFNSIMEKWIRNYPDQWFWVHNRFRVKKYKQKKRPKRRPEQRIDNG